In the genome of Longimicrobium sp., the window GCGCTGTGACGGGCTTCGGTGCTCGCCGCGGGTAGCCCCCCTCCCCGGCCCTCCCCCCGCTGCGCGGTGGGAGGGAGAACTACAACCCCGTTTCATCCTCCGTGGTCGCGCGCAGCGCGGTGGAAGACTCAGGATGACATCGTTGGTGGATGGTGAACCGACTGCGGAGTCAACCTTTTCTGAGATTGCGATGGAGTTCCGGCTGAACGGGAACGCGGTGGACGTCGAGGCGCACCCGATGAAGCGCCTGCTCGACGTGCTGCGCGAGGAGTGCGGGCTCACCGGCACCAAGGAGGGGTGCGGCGAGGGCGAGTGCGGCGCCTGCACCGTGCTCGTCGACGGCGAGCCCGTCTGCGCGTGCCTGGTGCCGTTCGCGCAGGCCGCGGGCGCGGAGGTGCTCACCATTGAAGGGCTCGGCGGCGAGCACCCCCTCCAGCGCGCCTTCACCGAGCTGGGCGGGGCGCAGTGCGGCATCTGCACGCCGGGGATGATCATGGCCGCGCTGGCGCTGGGGCCGAATCCCACCCTGGACGAGGTGAAGGTCGGACTCGCCGGCAACCTCTGCCGCTGCACCGGCTACGAGGCCATCTACCGCGCCGTGCTGGAGGCCCGGGCGTGAGGACGCCGATCTCCCCCCTGTCGCTCCTGGAGCCGCGCTCGCTGGACGAGGCGCTGGCCATGCTGCGCGACGAGGGGCCGCTGGTGCCGCTGGCCGGGTGCACCGACGTCTACGTGGCGCTCAACTTCGGCACGCTGGCCGCCGCGCGCTTCCTGGACCTGTGGGGGCTCGACGAGCTGCGCGGGATCGAGGCGCGCGACGGCGTGCTGCGCGTCGGCGCGCTGGCCACGCACACCGACCTGGTGCGCTCGCCCGAGGTGCGCGCGCGCCTGCCGATCCTGGCCGCCGCGGCGCGCGAGGTGGGCGGCGTCCAGATCCAGAACCGCGGCACGCTGGCCGGCAACGTGGCGAACGGCTCCCCCGCGGGCGACACGCTTCCCGTGCTGGCCGTCGCCGAGGCCGTCGTCGTGCTCCGCAGCGCCGAGGGCGGCGAGCGGCGGGTGCCGTTCAACGGCTTCTACACGGGCTACCGGCAGACGGTGATGCGCCCCGACGAGCTGATCACCGCCATCGAGATCCCGCCCGTCGCAGGCGCGCAGTGGTTCCGCAAGGTGGGCACCCGCGCCGCGCAGGCCATCTCCAAGGTGGTGATGGCCGCCGTCCGCTCCGAGCGCCCGCGCATCTCCCTCGGCAGCGTGGCGCCCACCGTCGTCCGTCTCCCGAAAACGGAGGAGGCGCTCGCGTCGGGCGCCTCCGTCGACGAGGCCCGGCGCGTGCTGGCGGACGAGATCGCCCCCATCGACGACCTGCGCTCGACGGCGGAGTACCGCGCGCGCGTCGCCGGGAACCTGCTGGCGCGGTGGTGGGGGGATTCGGGAGGATCGTCCTGATGCTGAGAAGGCTGTCGGCTGTCATCCTGAGGAGCCGCCCGCGCAGGACCGGCAGGGTGACGAATGCCGGGGCGGCGACGAAGGATCTGCGGGTCGGGCCCGAGCGTGAGCCGGACAGACGCGCGGACCCCATCCCCGCCCCGCTGCAGCCGGAGGAGCTCCCGCTCGGCGAGGCGCGGGCGCGCTTCTTCGCGGAGAGCGGGTTCGACGCGGACGGCGGATACAACAAGCGCTGGGTGAGGATCGAGTCGAAGCCGATCCCGATCTTCTTCCCCAACATCGAGCCGCGCGTGCGGGCGGTGAAGCTGCACGACCTGCACCACATCGTCACCGGCTACCGCACCGACTGGGTGGGCGAGGCGGAGATCGGCGCGTGGGAGATCTCCGCCGGGTGCGG includes:
- a CDS encoding (2Fe-2S)-binding protein; this encodes MEFRLNGNAVDVEAHPMKRLLDVLREECGLTGTKEGCGEGECGACTVLVDGEPVCACLVPFAQAAGAEVLTIEGLGGEHPLQRAFTELGGAQCGICTPGMIMAALALGPNPTLDEVKVGLAGNLCRCTGYEAIYRAVLEARA
- a CDS encoding FAD binding domain-containing protein — encoded protein: MRTPISPLSLLEPRSLDEALAMLRDEGPLVPLAGCTDVYVALNFGTLAAARFLDLWGLDELRGIEARDGVLRVGALATHTDLVRSPEVRARLPILAAAAREVGGVQIQNRGTLAGNVANGSPAGDTLPVLAVAEAVVVLRSAEGGERRVPFNGFYTGYRQTVMRPDELITAIEIPPVAGAQWFRKVGTRAAQAISKVVMAAVRSERPRISLGSVAPTVVRLPKTEEALASGASVDEARRVLADEIAPIDDLRSTAEYRARVAGNLLARWWGDSGGSS